The sequence GTCGCTGATACATACAACCACCGCATCCAGAAATTCGATTCCAGTGGTAACCTCCTTACCAAGTGGGGTTCATGGGGGTCCGGTGACGGGCAGTTTAGTTATCCCGATAGCGTCGCCGTGGACGCTGCCGGGAACGTCTATGTCTCCGATACCAACAATGGCCGTATCCAGAAGTTCGACTCTGATGGCACTTTCCTTGGGAAATGGGGATCATGGGGATCTGGCGATGGACAGTTAAGGTTCTCACAAGATCTGGTTGTGGATGCTGCAGGCAACATATATGTGGCCGAATATGGTAACCATCGCATCCAGAAATTCGATTCCAATGGTAATTTTCTCTGGAAAAAGGGTTCATCGGGGTCCGGCGATGGGCAGTTTCTCTCTCCTTATGGTATTACCGTGGACGCTGCTGGAAACGTCTATGTCGCTGATACTTGGAACCACCGCATCCAGAAATTCGATTCCAGTGGCAATTTCCTGACGAAATGGGGTTCACGGGGGTCTGGTAATGGACAATTTAGTGAGCCCTTTGGCGTTGCCGTGGACAGTGCTGGCAACGTGTATGTAACTGAGAGAGGTAACGACCGCGTCCAGATGTTCGCCCCGGCCTCCGCCCTGACCGTCACCGGGATCGTTCCCGCTTCCGGACTCAACACAGGGAGCGTGAGCATCACCGATCTCTCCGGCACCGGGTTTGCCAACGGTGCGACCGTGAACCTCACCCGGACCGGAGAGACGAACATCGTGGCAACCGATGTCTCCGTCCTTTCTTCGACGCAGATCACCTGCACCCTTGACCTGACCGGCGCCGTTGCAGGATCCTGGAACGTCGTAGTGACGAATCCTGACAATCAGTTCGCAACTCTTACCGATGGATTTACCGTGAATGCAGAGAACCGTGCCCCGGTCGCGGAAGACGACACCTACACCACAGATGAAGATACGCTTCTCACCATCTCCGCTCCCGGAGTGCTGGCGAACGATAACGACCCCGACGGGGATGCCCTCACCGCAGTCCTGGTCGACGACGTTTCGAACGGTACATTAACCCTGAACGCTGACGGCTCGTTCACGTACCTGCCCAATACAGGATTCTCTGATATAGACACGTTCACCTATACGGCGAACGATGGAACTCAGAGTTCTAACGTTGCTACAGTATCCATAAACGTCAATCCGGCTTCGGCAGTTTTAACATCGATTGTGGTAACCCCGGTACAACCAATCCTTGAAATTGGTGGAACCCAGCAATTCACGGCAACCGGCTATGATCAGTATGGGACTCCCCTACCCACCGGTGAGATCGTCTGGTCCAGCACGAATACCACGGTGGGAACAATCGATGCGACAGGCCTCTTCACTGCAACCGCAGAAGGATCCACGACAGTCACCGCCACTGCGGGGGAGGTTTCCGGGACGGCTGAAGTGACGGTTAACCCCGCCCTGACCGTCACCGGGATCGTTCCCGCCTCCGGACCTAACACAGGGAACGTGAGCATCACCAATCTCTCCGGCACCGGGTTTGTTGACGGCGCGACCGTGAACCTCACCCGGACCGGAGAGACGAACATCGTGGCAACGGATGTTTCCGTTCTCTCTTCGACGCAGATCACCTGTACGCTGGACCTGACCGGCGCCGCTGCGGGGTCCTGGAACGTGGTGGTGACAAATCCAGATGGACGGTACGATATCCTGTCAGATGGGTTTGCCGTCGTGGCGGCGAGTGAGATTGTAACGTTCAACGATCCCAACCTCGAGGCTACAGTGCGTGGTGCGCTGGGTAAGCCCGTGGGAGATATTACGGCCGATGACATGGCCACATTTATTACTCTAGGTGCAGATTGGAGAGGAATCCGTGATCTATCGGGGCTGGAGTATGCGGTCAACCTGCAGCATCTCTATCTCCAACAGAACCGCCAGATCAGCGACCTCGGCCCCCTTGCCGGCCTGACAGACCTGCAGACTCTTGACCTTTGGAACAACCAGATCAGCGACCTCAGCCCCCTCGCCGGCCTGACAAACCTGTCTGTGCTCCTCCTTGGTTCCAACCAGATCAGCGATATCGGCCCCCTTGCTGGCCTGACAGACCTGCAGCGTCTTCACCTTTATGACAACCAGATCCGCGACATCGGCCCCCTTGCCGGCCTGACAAACCTGTGGGAACTTCGCCTTTATAACAACCAGATCCGCGACATCGGCCCGCTGGTTGCCAACAGCGGGCTCGGCTCAGGCGACGAGGTGTACCTTCAGTACAACTACCTCGACCTCACCCCGGGGTCCGCTGATATGAATGACATCCAAACACTGCAAAGCAGAGGAGTGTACGTCGCCTATGAACCGCAAAACCCGGTGCCGACCTATACACTCGACCTCGCCGTGAATCCTGAGGGCGGCGGCACCGTCACCGGAGCCGGGACCTACAAAGCTGGCGATACCGTTCCCATTACAGCGACACCCAATGAAGGCTGGGAGTTTGTCAACTGGACAAATGAGACAGGAGCGACAGTAAGTTCCGAGCCAAACTTCGACTATCCCATGCCCGAAGGCGACGTGGCGCTCACTGCCAACTTTGAAGGCGAAGCCATCACCTACACGCTCGGCCTGGCAGTGAATCCTGCTGGTAGTGGTACCGTCACCGGAGCCGGCACCTACGCAGCGGGAGACACAGTCTCGGTCACGGCCACACCGAATGATGGCTACACCTTTGTCAACTGGACGGACGAAACAGATGTTACAGTGAGTACCGCAGCGAGTTTCGACTACACCATGCCTGACGGTGACGTGACCCTCACCGCTAACTTCGCGGCGATCACCTACACCCTTGACCTTGCAGTGAATCCTGAAGGCAGCGGTACGGCCACCGGGGCCGGCACCTACGCAGCTGGAGCAACAGTTCCCATCACAGCGACACCCAATGAAGGCTGGGAGTTCGCCAACTGGACGGATGGGACAGGAGCGACAGTTAGTTCCGAGGCGACCTTCGACTATACCATGCCAGCCCAGGAAACGGCACTCACCGCCAATTTCGAGCCGGCACCTCCCGTCCTTGCTCGCATTGAGGTATCACCGGCCGAAGCAACCCTCGAGGTCGGGGCGACCCGGCAATTCACGGCAACCGGGTATGACCAGTACGGGAATCCCCTATCTGTCGGTGAGATCGTCTGGTCCAGCACGAATGAGGCCGTCGGGACAATCGATGCGTCCGGTATGTTTACCGCGCTGGCTGCCGGCAGTACAGAGCTCGTTGCCGAAGCAAACGGAATCTCAGGCAAGGCGAACGTCACGGTTACTCCTGCAGCTCCTGTCCTAACATCCATCGCGGTAACGCCGGAATCCCCTGCGCTGGAGATTGGAACCACTCAGCAGTTTACTGCGACCTGCTACGACCAATATGGCCAGACGATGCCTGACATGGCCGTCTCATGGTCCAGCAGCAATACTTCAGTGGGAACCATCGAGTCAAACGGGATGTTCACAGCGCTTACCGCCGGGTCCACCACGGTGACGGCGTCTGCTGCGGGCGTTTCTGGACAGACGGTGGCGACCGTGAATCCGGCTGCCCCCGTAGTAACCCGTATTGCAGTATCGCCCCCATCCGTCACCCTGGATATCGGTGATACGCAAGCGTTTGTGGCCACCTGCTACGATCAGTATGAGAATGAGATGCCCGGGACCAGTGTATCCTGGGCAAGTGATAGTACAACCGTAGGAACCATCGACGCGACAGGCCTCTTCACTGCAACCGCGGAAGGATCCACGACCGTCACCGCCACTGCGGGGGATGTCTCCGGGACGGCAGAAGTGAGAGTTAATCCCGCCCTGACCGTCACCGGGATTGTTCCCGCCTCCGGGCCTAACACCGGCCCTGTGAGCATCACCGACCTCTCTGGCACCGGTTTTGCTGACGGCGCAACCGTGAAACTCACCCGTGACGGTGAGGCAGATATCGTGGCAACAGATGTTGCCGTCCTCTCCCCGACGCAGATCACCTGCACGCTGGACCTGACCGGCGCCGCTGTGGGTACATGGAACGTGGTGGTGACGAATCCTGATGAGCAGTACGATATCCTGTCGGATGGGTTTGCCGTCGTGGCGGCGAGCGAGGTTGTAACGTTCAACGATCCCAACCTCGAGGCTGCAGTGCGCCAGGAACTGAGCAAACCCAAGGGAGACATTACCGCTGACGATATGGCCACGCTTACTAGGCTCTCTGCAGCAGGTAGAGGAATCCGTGATCTGTCGGGACTGGAGTATGCGGTCAACCTGCAGACTCTTTATATCTCCAACAACCAGATCAGCGATCTGAGCCCCCTTGCCGGACTGACCAACCTGCAGACTCTTTGGCTTCAGGATAACCAGGTTAGCGACCTCAGCCCCCTCGCCGGCCTGACCAACCTGCAGCGTCTTTGGCTCAACCAAAACCAAATCCGCGATGTCAGTCCCCTCGCCGGCCTGACAAATCTGCGTGAGCTTCTCCTCGCTGTCAACCAGATCAGCGATCTGAGCCCCCTCGCCGGACTGACCAACCTGGGGTATGTTCAGCTATATCGCAACCAGATCAGCGATCTGAGCCCCCTCGCCGGACTGACCAACCTGGGGTATGTTCAGCTATATCGCAACCAGATCAGCGATCTGAGCCCCCTCGCCGGACTGACCAACCTGTATTTTCTTGATATCTCCTACAACCAGATCAGCGATCTGAGCCCCCTTGCTAGCCTGACCAACCTGTATTTTCTTGATATCTCCTACAACCAGATCAGCGATATCAGCCCTCTTGCCGGTCTCACGCGCCTGAGTCGTCTTTCTTTAGATAATAACCAGATCAGCGATATCAGCCCCCTCGCCGGCCTGATCAATCTGTATGTTCTAAATCTCAATTACAACCAGATCCGCGATATCAGCCCCCTGGTTGCCAATAGTGGGCTCGCGGGGGACGATGTGTACCTTCAGTATAACTACCTCGACCTCACCCCAGGGTCTGCTGCGATGAATGACATCCAGACGCTGCAAAGCAGGGGAGTGTACGTTGTCTATGAGCCGCAACATGAAGTAACGAAATACACGCTTGACCTCGCCGTGAATCCTGAAGGCAGCGGCACTGTCACCGGCGCCGGTACCTACGCTGCTGGATATACCGTTTCCATCACAGCGACACCCAATGAAGGCTGGGAGTTCGCCAACTGGACGGATGGGACAGGAGCGACAGTAAGTTCCGAGGCTACCTTTGACTATCCCATGCCCGCCCGGGACACGGCGCTCATCGCCAATTTCGAGCCAGCACCTCCCGTTCTCACCCGCATTGATGTATCACCGGTCGAAGCAGCCCTTGAGGTCGGGGAGACCCGGCAATTCACGGCAACCGGGTATGACCAGTATGGGAATACTATACCCACCGGTGAGATCGTCTGGTCCAGCACGAATGAGGCCGTCGGGACAATCGATGCGTCCGGTATGTTTACCGCGCTGGCTGCCGGCAGTACAGAGCTCGTTGCCGAAGCAAACGGAATCTCAGGCAAGGCGAACGTCACGGTTACTCCTGCAGCTCCGGTCTTAACATCTATCGCCGTAACGCCAGAATCCCCGGCGCTGGAGGTCGGAACCACTCAGCAGTTTACCGCGACCTGCTACGACCAATATGGCCAGACGATGCCTGAGGTGACCGTCTCATGGTCAAGCAGCAATACCTCAGTGGGAACCATCGAGTCAAACGGGATGTTCACGGCACTCACCGCTGGATCCACCACGGTGACAGCGTCTGCTGCGGGCATCTCTGGACAGACGGTGGCGACCGTGAATCCGGCTGCCCCGGCAGTAACCCGTATTGCGGTATCGCCCCTATCCGTTACCCTTGATATCGGTGATACGCAAGCGTTTGTGGCCACCTGTTACGATCAGTATGAGAATGAGATGCCCGGGACCAGTGTATCCTGGGCAAGTGATAGTACAACCGTAGGAACCATCGACGCGACAGGCCTCTTCACTGCAACCGCAGAAGGATCAGCGACAGTCACAGCCACCGCGGGGGATATCTCCGGGACGGCTGAGGTGGCGGTTAACCCGGCTCCTCCAGTCCTGACCAGCATTTCGGTTAGCCCTGCCGCCCCAACCATCGATGCAGGAGACACCCAGCAGTTTACCGCGACCTGCTACGATCAGTATGGCCAGACGATGCCTGAGGTGACCGTTTCGTGGTCAAGTAGCAATATTTCAGTGGGAACCATCGAGTCAAACGGGATGTTCACGGCACTCACCGCTGGATCCACCACGGTGACAGCGTCTGCCGAGGGCATCTCTGGACAGGCTGTGGCGACTGTGAACCTGGCGGCTCCCGTGATAACCCGTATTGCGGTATCTCCCCCATCCGTTACCCTTGATATTGGTGACATGCAAACGTTTGTGGCCACCTGCTACGATCAGTATGAAAACGAGATGCCCGGGACTGATGTTTCCTGGTCGAGTGATGATACCACGGTAGGAACCATCGACGCGACAGGCCTCTTCACTGCAACCGCAGAAGGATCAGCGACAGTCACAGCCACTGCAGGGGAGGTTTCCGGGACGGCTGAGGTGACAGTTAACCCGGCTCCTCCAGTCCTGACCAGCATCTCGGTTAGCCCTGCCGCCCCAACCATTGATGTAGGAGAGACCCAGCAGTTTACCGCGATCTGCTACGACCAATATGGCGCTCCAATAAGCGATGTGTCAGTCATATGGTCGAGCGAGAATGAAACAGTCGGAACCATCGATACTTCAGGACTGTTCACTGCAATCGAAGAGGGTGCGACAACGATTACCGCTTCGGCGAATGGGATCTCTGGGACGGCTACGGTGACGGTCACTCCTGCGCCACGTGTATTGACAACCGTTGATGTGTCACCCGCCACAGCAGATATCGCCGTAGGTGAAACAGAGCAATTTACCGCAACCTGCTATGACCAGAACGGCGAAGTGATGCCGGACGTCTCTGTCACCTGGTCCAGCAGCAATGAGGCCGTTGGGACTATGACTGCCGGCGGCATCTTCACTGCACACTCGGAAGGTGCGACGACCGTTACAGCATCTGCCGAGGGAGTCTCTGGATCAGCTTCTGTCACGGTGAGGAGAGTTAATACCGCTCCTATCGCTGTCGATGATGCGTTTACGACGAATATACGAACTCAACTGACCGTTCCTGCCCCGGGGGTGCTGGAGAATGACACTGATTCCGATGGTGATGTTCTGACCGCCGCCCTGGTTTCCAAGCCCAGTAATGGCGTCCTCACCCTGAACACCGATGGGTCCTTCACATATATCCCCAAAGGGAATTTTATCGGCACGGACACCTTCACATACAAAGCAAATGACGGGAGCCTGAATTCTTCGGTGGCGACCGTCACGATCACGGTTCTGGCTACGAACCACGCTCCAATCGCCGCGGATGACACCGTCACGATGACGCAGGACACCACCTATGCGGCGCCTGCGCCCGGGGTGCTGGAGAACGATCAGGATCCCGATGGGGACACCGTGACTGCGAAACTGGTCAGCAAGGTTACGTATGGCTCGCTCAAATTGAAAAAGGACGGGTCCTTCACGTATATCCCCAAACCCGGTTTCACCGGTGAAGATTCATTCACCTACCAGACCAGTGATGGCAAGCTCAGTTCCGATATTGCCACGGTCAGGATTACGGTGGAGCCCACAGCGGTGATCCCACCCGTGGCGGATTTCTCGGCTTCCCCGCTAGGTGGCAAAGCTCCTGTATTCGTACAATTCACCGATACCTCTACCGGCACAATCAACAGTTGGACCTGGACCTTCGGAGACGGCGGGACCAGTACCGAGCAGAACCCCCAGTACAAGTATACCAGGCCCGGAACCTACACGGTATCCCTGACAGTCACCGGACCAGGAGGATCGGATACGAAGACGGTCACGGATTACATTCAGGTGACGGGAAAGAAGGCGTAACCAGAGAAGGGCCGGCGTCAGCACCGCTCCCCGGGGCACGGCCTTCCCCGGATATCGCCATGACTGCCCCCGCCCCCTCGTGGGCGGGGAACGACTTCCCCGCAGGGGAAGGAGTTGGAGCACCGCCAGGTGCGATTGAGGAGCGCGAAGCGCGGGAGGGGGCGGGGGATGCCGGAGAGCGCGTGTGAGTATCCCCCCTCCAGGAGGGGGCCACCACCCTCACCTATCCGGCCCCTGCCTGCCGGGCCACGCCCCGGGTGGCTGCTGCGACCTCCTCAGGATCGCCCAGGTAGTAGTGCCTGACCGCCTCGAGGTCGCTGTCCAGTTCGTAGATGAGCGGGTAGCCGGTGGGGATGTTGAGATCCGCGATCTCGTCGTCCGGGATTCCGTCCAGGTATTTGACCAGGGCGCGGAGGCTGTTTCCGTGAGCCACGATCAGGACCGGCAAACCCTGCCTGAGGTCCGCCGCGATCTGGCTCTCCCAGCAGGGGAGTACCCGCTCGAGCGTGTCGTGCAGGGACTCGGTCGCAGGGAGGCTCTCCGGGTCCAGGTCCGCGTAGCGGGGATCGAACCGCGGGTGCCGGCGATCGTCCCACGGGAGCGGCGGCGGCCGCACGTCGTATGCCCTGCGCCAGAGATGCACCTGCTCCGCACCATACTTCCGGGCGGTCTCCTGCTTATCCAGACCCTGGAGGGCGCCGTAACTCTTCTCGTTCAACCGCCACGACCGATGCACCGGGACGTACATGAGATCGAGGTCGTCCATGACGATCCAGAGCGTCCGGATGGCCCGTTTCAGGACCGAGGTCCAGGCGACGCGGAACGTATACCCGCCGTCCCCAAGAAGCGCCGCCGCCCGGTGGGCCTCTTCGATCCCCCGGGGCGAGAGGTCCACATCGGTCCAGCCCGTGAACCGGCCTTCCCTGTTCCAGAGGCTCTCGCCGTGCCGCAGCAGGATCAACTCAACCATTGCACTTCCCTGCCCCGGGAGCTTCCAGGCTAAAAAATGCTTGCGCATACCCCTGGCGAACACTATATATGCCAATGCAGGCATGCACTGAAGCACCGTAATCTTGCGGGGACTGGTCAGGCACCGGCGCGAACGGTCCCGCCGCTCCCCGCTGCTCCGGGGGTTATACCAGATATGCAGAACGTGATACCGAGACGGAAGAAGACCATCCGGGATATCGATGTTCGGGGGAAGAGGGTGCTCGTCCGTGCTGATTTCAATGTACCGCTCAATGATGACGGCTCCATCGCCGACGATACCCGTATCAGGGCCAGCCTGCCGACGATTCGCTACCTCTGCGAGCGTGACGCACGGGTCATCCTCTGCTCCCACCTGGACCGGCCGCAGGGGGTGGTTGTAGAGCGGTTGCGCCTCACCCTCGTGGCAAACCGGCTCTCGATGCTCCTCGGCCGGCCGGTTCTTGCGCTCCAGGACTGTATCGGTCCTGAGGTCGAGAGTGCGGTTGCCGGGATGAGCGGGGGAGACGTCCTCCTCCTCGAGAACCTCAGGTTCCACCCTGAGGAGCGAGCGAACGACCCGGCCTTCGCAGAGCAACTCGCCAGCCTCGCCGAGATCTACGTCAACGACGCCTTCGGGGCCTCCCACCGGGTCCATGCCTCGATCGTGGGTGTCTCCGAGCACCTGCCGGCGGTGGCCGGGCTCCTGCTCGCGAAAGAACTGGACGCCTTTACCCGCATCCTGAAAGACCCCGACCGGCCGTTTGCGGCCGTGATCGGCGGGGCCAAGGTGAGCGACAAACTGGGCGTCCTTGAAAACATCGTCCCGAGGGTAGACCTCCTCCTCATCGGGGGCGGCATGGCGGCGACGTTCTTTGCAAGCCGCGGCTACGGGACCGGTGCATCAACCGTCGAGAACGACCGTCTCGATGACGTTCGGGGGATCTCCGCAAAGGCGGCAGAACTCGGTGTCCGTCTCCTCCTGCCCGGGGACGTCGTCGTCGCCGAGAGGCTTGACGCGGGCGCCCGGGCCCGGGTTGTCCCTGCCACCGCCATCCCGGACGACCTGGTCATCGCCGACATCGGCCCCGGGACAGCGAGCGAGTTTGGGCAGGCACTTGCCGGGTGCCGGACCGTTGTCTGGAACGGGCCGATGGGAGTCTTTGAGGTCCCGGAGTTTGCGGAAGGAACGCGCCGGGTCGCCGCGACCCTCGCCAACCTCCACGGTACCACGGTCATCGGCGGCGGTTCGACCGCAGATGCGGTGACCCGGTTCGGGCTTGCCGACGAGATGACGCATGTCTCGACCGGCGGCGGGGCCGCGCTCACGATGCTTGCAGGAAAGCCGCTCCCGGGCGTGGAGGCGCTCGAAGAGGCGGAGGAGCCATGAGACGCATCGGCATCCTAACGAGCGGCGGCGACGCCCCGGGCATGAACGCCTGCATCAGGGCTGCGGTGCGGACAGCGCTTGCGCATGACCTCGCCATCGTCGGGATACGCCGGGGGTATACCGGGCTCATCGGCGCCGATACGATACCGCTGGACCGCGCTGCGATCAGAAACACCATCCACCTCGGCGGCACTATCCTTGAGACATCCCGGAACCCTGACTTCTACACAAGGGATGGGAGGCTTCGGGCGGCGGCTGCCATCGAGCGGATGGGGCTTGACGGCCTGGTCCTGATCGGAGGCGAAGGGACATTCCACGGTGCAAGCCTGCTTGCCGCCGATGCTGACACAGCAGCGCTCGTGGGGGTGCCGGGGAGCATCGACAACGATGTCTACGGGACCGATTACTGCATAGGGTTCGATACGGCGGCAAACTGTGCGGTTGAGGCTATCGACCGCATCCGCGACACGGCCCGGTCCCACGAGCGGCTCTTCTTCATCGAGGTGATGGGACGGACGACCGGCTTTTTGGCGCTCGAGAGCGGTATCGCCGGCGGTGCCGAGGAACTGGCCATCCCGGAAGAGCAGGTCTCAGTCGCCCGGATGAGCGAGCGCATACGGGAGGGGTTTTCCATCGGAAAGAAGAGCGCGATTGTTGTGGTGGCTGAGGGGAAGACGCCCGGCATCTCCTTCCACCTTGCCCGGGAGGTCAAGAAGCACCTTGACTTCGACTCCCGCGTCGTCGTCCTCGGGCACCTCCAGCGGGGCGGGCCGCCGACGCTCCGCGACCGGGTGCTCGGGAGCCTCCTCGGTGTCGCCGCCGTCGAGGCGCTGCTTGAGGGCCGGAGTGGGTGCATGGTAGGAGAGGTCGGGGGAGAACTTGCGTACACGCCGCTCGAGGAGACATGGCAAAAGAAGAAACCGCTCAACGAGGACCTGCGGCGGATATTTACGATCCTCTCTGATTAGAGCGGGAGGGCAGGTATATCACAGATTATCCCACGGAAGAGGAGCACAAGATGGGCTGATTCCATGGACGCGATCGAGGTGATCGGACTCACCAAACGGTTCGGCGACAACATCGCCGTGAACGGAATCAGGTTCAGGGTGGGGGAAGGCGAGACGTTCGGGTTCCTTGGCCCGAACGGGGCGGGCAAGACCACCACCATCAGGATGCTCACCGGCATGACCCGCATCACGAGCGGCCGCGCCCTGATCCACGGTCACGACATCGTCCGCGACACCCTGGCCGCGAAGCAGTTGATGGGTATCGTCTCCGAGACATCGAACGTCTACGACGAACTCTCAGCCTGGGACAACCTCATCTTCACCGGCCGGCTCTATCACCTCGGGAAGGCGGAGATCCGGAGGAACGCCCGGGACCTCCTCGAGACCTTCGACCTCTACGAACGGCGCCACGAGCCTGCAGAGGCGTTCTCGAAGGGGATGAAACGCCGCCTGACGCTTGCCATGGGGCTCGTGAACAGACCAAGGGTCCTCTTCCTCGACGAACCAACATCCGGGCTTGACGTCCAGAGCCGGCGGATCATCAGGGACGTCGTCCAGGACCTCGCCCAAAAGAACGTCACCATCTTCCTGACGACCCATGACATCGAGGAGGCGAATGTCACCTGCGACCGGGTCGCCATCATCAACCGGGGAACGATCGCGGCGATCGATGCGCCGGAGAAGTTGAAACAGACCTTTGAGAGCCTCCAGTCGGTCGAGGTCTCCTTCGATGCCGCGAGGCCCGGCCTCCTCGAAGCGCTCAGGACGCTCCCGCAGGTCAATGAGGTCAGGAAAGAGGGGGATAAGTTCAGGCTCTACACCGCTGACCCCCCGGAGGTCCTTGGCTCCCTCTGTGTGCTTGCAAAAGAGCAAAACCTGCGCCCCATCAGCGTCACCACCCGCGGGCCGAGCCTGGAGGAGGTCTTTATCCGCCTCACGGGGCTCTCCATCGGCACGAAGAAGGAGACGGGAGAAGCCGATGCCGGGCTGGTTTGAAGAGATCTCCTATGATCTCGGTGCTGCATGGGCGATAGCGAGGAAGGATATGAAGATCTACTATCTCAAGCCTTCCATCCTGGTATCCAGTCTGCTCTTCCCGTTTGTGATGTTC is a genomic window of Methanoculleus bourgensis MS2 containing:
- a CDS encoding phosphoglycerate kinase, whose protein sequence is MQNVIPRRKKTIRDIDVRGKRVLVRADFNVPLNDDGSIADDTRIRASLPTIRYLCERDARVILCSHLDRPQGVVVERLRLTLVANRLSMLLGRPVLALQDCIGPEVESAVAGMSGGDVLLLENLRFHPEERANDPAFAEQLASLAEIYVNDAFGASHRVHASIVGVSEHLPAVAGLLLAKELDAFTRILKDPDRPFAAVIGGAKVSDKLGVLENIVPRVDLLLIGGGMAATFFASRGYGTGASTVENDRLDDVRGISAKAAELGVRLLLPGDVVVAERLDAGARARVVPATAIPDDLVIADIGPGTASEFGQALAGCRTVVWNGPMGVFEVPEFAEGTRRVAATLANLHGTTVIGGGSTADAVTRFGLADEMTHVSTGGGAALTMLAGKPLPGVEALEEAEEP
- a CDS encoding Ig-like domain-containing protein; this translates as MDRSRVIAGAIVILLAVAVLAVPVAAEEYVFVTKWGEYGTGEGFKDPFDIAIDTAGHIYITETDANHILQRILKLDSSMNFITKWGSYGTGNGQFNGPQGIAVNAAGNVYVADTYNHRIQKFDSSGNLLTKWGSWGSGDGQFSYPDSVAVDAAGNVYVSDTNNGRIQKFDSDGTFLGKWGSWGSGDGQLRFSQDLVVDAAGNIYVAEYGNHRIQKFDSNGNFLWKKGSSGSGDGQFLSPYGITVDAAGNVYVADTWNHRIQKFDSSGNFLTKWGSRGSGNGQFSEPFGVAVDSAGNVYVTERGNDRVQMFAPASALTVTGIVPASGLNTGSVSITDLSGTGFANGATVNLTRTGETNIVATDVSVLSSTQITCTLDLTGAVAGSWNVVVTNPDNQFATLTDGFTVNAENRAPVAEDDTYTTDEDTLLTISAPGVLANDNDPDGDALTAVLVDDVSNGTLTLNADGSFTYLPNTGFSDIDTFTYTANDGTQSSNVATVSINVNPASAVLTSIVVTPVQPILEIGGTQQFTATGYDQYGTPLPTGEIVWSSTNTTVGTIDATGLFTATAEGSTTVTATAGEVSGTAEVTVNPALTVTGIVPASGPNTGNVSITNLSGTGFVDGATVNLTRTGETNIVATDVSVLSSTQITCTLDLTGAAAGSWNVVVTNPDGRYDILSDGFAVVAASEIVTFNDPNLEATVRGALGKPVGDITADDMATFITLGADWRGIRDLSGLEYAVNLQHLYLQQNRQISDLGPLAGLTDLQTLDLWNNQISDLSPLAGLTNLSVLLLGSNQISDIGPLAGLTDLQRLHLYDNQIRDIGPLAGLTNLWELRLYNNQIRDIGPLVANSGLGSGDEVYLQYNYLDLTPGSADMNDIQTLQSRGVYVAYEPQNPVPTYTLDLAVNPEGGGTVTGAGTYKAGDTVPITATPNEGWEFVNWTNETGATVSSEPNFDYPMPEGDVALTANFEGEAITYTLGLAVNPAGSGTVTGAGTYAAGDTVSVTATPNDGYTFVNWTDETDVTVSTAASFDYTMPDGDVTLTANFAAITYTLDLAVNPEGSGTATGAGTYAAGATVPITATPNEGWEFANWTDGTGATVSSEATFDYTMPAQETALTANFEPAPPVLARIEVSPAEATLEVGATRQFTATGYDQYGNPLSVGEIVWSSTNEAVGTIDASGMFTALAAGSTELVAEANGISGKANVTVTPAAPVLTSIAVTPESPALEIGTTQQFTATCYDQYGQTMPDMAVSWSSSNTSVGTIESNGMFTALTAGSTTVTASAAGVSGQTVATVNPAAPVVTRIAVSPPSVTLDIGDTQAFVATCYDQYENEMPGTSVSWASDSTTVGTIDATGLFTATAEGSTTVTATAGDVSGTAEVRVNPALTVTGIVPASGPNTGPVSITDLSGTGFADGATVKLTRDGEADIVATDVAVLSPTQITCTLDLTGAAVGTWNVVVTNPDEQYDILSDGFAVVAASEVVTFNDPNLEAAVRQELSKPKGDITADDMATLTRLSAAGRGIRDLSGLEYAVNLQTLYISNNQISDLSPLAGLTNLQTLWLQDNQVSDLSPLAGLTNLQRLWLNQNQIRDVSPLAGLTNLRELLLAVNQISDLSPLAGLTNLGYVQLYRNQISDLSPLAGLTNLGYVQLYRNQISDLSPLAGLTNLYFLDISYNQISDLSPLASLTNLYFLDISYNQISDISPLAGLTRLSRLSLDNNQISDISPLAGLINLYVLNLNYNQIRDISPLVANSGLAGDDVYLQYNYLDLTPGSAAMNDIQTLQSRGVYVVYEPQHEVTKYTLDLAVNPEGSGTVTGAGTYAAGYTVSITATPNEGWEFANWTDGTGATVSSEATFDYPMPARDTALIANFEPAPPVLTRIDVSPVEAALEVGETRQFTATGYDQYGNTIPTGEIVWSSTNEAVGTIDASGMFTALAAGSTELVAEANGISGKANVTVTPAAPVLTSIAVTPESPALEVGTTQQFTATCYDQYGQTMPEVTVSWSSSNTSVGTIESNGMFTALTAGSTTVTASAAGISGQTVATVNPAAPAVTRIAVSPLSVTLDIGDTQAFVATCYDQYENEMPGTSVSWASDSTTVGTIDATGLFTATAEGSATVTATAGDISGTAEVAVNPAPPVLTSISVSPAAPTIDAGDTQQFTATCYDQYGQTMPEVTVSWSSSNISVGTIESNGMFTALTAGSTTVTASAEGISGQAVATVNLAAPVITRIAVSPPSVTLDIGDMQTFVATCYDQYENEMPGTDVSWSSDDTTVGTIDATGLFTATAEGSATVTATAGEVSGTAEVTVNPAPPVLTSISVSPAAPTIDVGETQQFTAICYDQYGAPISDVSVIWSSENETVGTIDTSGLFTAIEEGATTITASANGISGTATVTVTPAPRVLTTVDVSPATADIAVGETEQFTATCYDQNGEVMPDVSVTWSSSNEAVGTMTAGGIFTAHSEGATTVTASAEGVSGSASVTVRRVNTAPIAVDDAFTTNIRTQLTVPAPGVLENDTDSDGDVLTAALVSKPSNGVLTLNTDGSFTYIPKGNFIGTDTFTYKANDGSLNSSVATVTITVLATNHAPIAADDTVTMTQDTTYAAPAPGVLENDQDPDGDTVTAKLVSKVTYGSLKLKKDGSFTYIPKPGFTGEDSFTYQTSDGKLSSDIATVRITVEPTAVIPPVADFSASPLGGKAPVFVQFTDTSTGTINSWTWTFGDGGTSTEQNPQYKYTRPGTYTVSLTVTGPGGSDTKTVTDYIQVTGKKA
- the gpmA gene encoding 2,3-diphosphoglycerate-dependent phosphoglycerate mutase; translated protein: MVELILLRHGESLWNREGRFTGWTDVDLSPRGIEEAHRAAALLGDGGYTFRVAWTSVLKRAIRTLWIVMDDLDLMYVPVHRSWRLNEKSYGALQGLDKQETARKYGAEQVHLWRRAYDVRPPPLPWDDRRHPRFDPRYADLDPESLPATESLHDTLERVLPCWESQIAADLRQGLPVLIVAHGNSLRALVKYLDGIPDDEIADLNIPTGYPLIYELDSDLEAVRHYYLGDPEEVAAATRGVARQAGAG